A stretch of DNA from Thalassospiraceae bacterium LMO-SO8:
GTCCTTGGGCCAGGCGGCCCAGCGCAGGTCCTCGGCGCGCACGAAGCGGCCGGCCTCCAGGGTCTGCTTGGCGACCAGGACCCGGCGGGCTTCCGTGGCCGGGGCGGTTTGCGCCGGCCGGGCCTTGAACGCCGCCTGCTGCTGGGCGATCCAGTTGCGGGCGAACAGCGCCGTGCCGGCAGCCACGGTCAAGGCCACGACGATCAGCAGAATTCCGCGCAGGGAGATCGGGGACATATCAGCCTCCTAACCGGCCAGCGCCGGGGCGGCGCCCAGCAGAGACGGCACGGGCATGGTGACGAACGTGGCCGCGACAATGGCCACGGCATAGGGCACGTCACGGCCGAGCAAGGTATGCGCGACACCCGTTTCCCCCCGGTCGGCGAGGACCTGGGCGACGGCCAGGCGCCAGTGCGAGATTTGAACCAGGGCGATGGCGCCGCCGAACAATGCCGTAACAAGGATGAAATCGAGACATGCCGACGGGCCGATCCACAGGCTGACGGCGGCCATCAGCTTCACATCGCCGCCGCCGAACACACCCAACGCGAACAACGCCGTGCCGCCGGCCAGCACGGCGGCGCCAACGGCCAGCGCGCCGACGACATCAACGCCGGCCCACGGCAACAGGGCATAGACGGGAAACAGAGCCGCAATGGCCAGGGTCACCGAATTGGGGATGCGGTATTCCTGAAGGTCGGTCAACGCGGCCAGACCGAGCAGGCCGGTGAACAGTGCCAGGGGAAATGCATGAATGGCGGCCGTGAGGGACATGGGTTGGGGCCTTTTCCGACTTGGCGGGTGGCTGGGGTGCGGCCACCCGCCCGGGTTCACGTTACGCGCTGCTCTCTCTTCTCAATTCGTCAGATAAATTGACTAACTAATGCTGGGATCGGCGGGCGGATAAAATCGGGTTTCCGGGCCGGGGCTCCGCCCCCTCCCCCTTCGGGCCCTGCGAAACCGGGGGACCGGCTTCGTGGGGAATTGAGGACCCGAAGTTCGAACCCACCTAAGGGTTCTGGGGAGGGACATGGAGATCGTAGGGCAGTCTTCCGAAGCTGGATTACGGGGCGACGGCTTCGTTGAGCTTGGTGGAAACGGTGGTGAACATGGTCTCCAGGGACTCGCCCATGGTGGTCAGGGCGCCGATGGCGGCAACCGAGACCAGGGCGGCGATCAGGCCGTACTCAATGGCCGTGGCACCGGACTCGTCCTTCAGCAGTTTGATGATCGTGGTCTTCATGGCTTCTCTCCTGAAACAATCTTCGTGGTTCGCCGTGAACCTCGATGCCCAATTTTCTATGACTAAAGTTATAAGTCAAAATTTTTATTTATTTTTAAAAAATCTATACTTTATCAATACATTTACATAAAATTTTATGTAATTTTAATCAGTTGTTTGGCGCAAACGTTTCAATTGACCGGATTGTTTTTCTATAATTATTAGTGCGCAGTACAGGAACCCCCTGAAATGACGCAACTAATTGATAATATTAAGAAATTTATAGTCCGCCTTGGCGCCTGCCGGCGCGGCGGCGTTGCCGTTTTCCTTGCGCTGGCCATTATCCCGGTGATCGGTTTCGTCGGCATCGGCACCGATGTGGCCCGTGCCTATCTGGTCAAATCGCGCCTGTCGTCGGCACTCGACGCGGCGGCATTGGCCGGCGGGCGATCGTTCTTCCTGCCGACCCGCGACGCCGACATCGACATGTTTTTCAACGCCAACTTCCCGGCGGGGTATCTCGGCGCCACCGTGACGGGGCCGCTTAAATTTCCCGATGTCGACAACGAGACCCTGGAGCTGACCGCCTCGGCGGTGGTCCCGA
This window harbors:
- a CDS encoding prepilin peptidase, which gives rise to MSLTAAIHAFPLALFTGLLGLAALTDLQEYRIPNSVTLAIAALFPVYALLPWAGVDVVGALAVGAAVLAGGTALFALGVFGGGDVKLMAAVSLWIGPSACLDFILVTALFGGAIALVQISHWRLAVAQVLADRGETGVAHTLLGRDVPYAVAIVAATFVTMPVPSLLGAAPALAG
- a CDS encoding Flp family type IVb pilin, giving the protein MKTTIIKLLKDESGATAIEYGLIAALVSVAAIGALTTMGESLETMFTTVSTKLNEAVAP